In Synechococcus sp. KORDI-100, a single window of DNA contains:
- a CDS encoding ligase-associated DNA damage response DEXH box helicase, whose amino-acid sequence MVQALDQQSRSATTIESISLEPIHAWFDRQGWTPLPFQRDTWHAYLEGSSGLIQVPTGSGKTLAAVMGPIARMLADEPERKGIRLLYITPLRALSRDLTLAIQEPIQAMQWPLRVGTRNGDSSSSERSKQLRSPPQILVTTPESLTLLLSNPKGEALFESLDTVVLDEWHELMGSKRGSQTELCLSWLRQRRPQLQTWAISATIGNLEQAARHALGVHGEPVIITGAPARVTEIRSLLPDSIDGFPWAGHLGLRMYEQLVGAMNPGISTLLFTNTRNQSERWFQCLRFACPEMDGALALHHSAIDRSEREAIEASVKAGDIRWVVCTSSLDLGVDFQPVEQVVQIGSPKNLARLLQRAGRSAHLPGGTSQVLFMPTNALELLELSAVRRGLEQGLVEQRKPPIAPLDVLLQHLTGLACGSGFNPDDTLQTIRSAAAFEGLSDEQWQWCLRFLKDGGECLAAYPRYRKLEWDGEKRRFCIREAAIARLHRLNIGTITAAPAITVRFVRGAVLGHVEETFIGQLKPKDVFFFSGRQLEFVRLRDMTAFVKVSTKKSRTVPAWAGGQMALSDLLTHHLRAEVDRAGRGELDTPELKALEPLLVRQQDLSVVPRADQLLVETCTTKEGSHLYAYPFEGRFVHEGIGFLWAARLTQLERGTITVSVNDYGFELLAPKGYPMAELLEDHHDDLLNADNLERDLEHALNLSELRRRRFRAIAQIAGLMNRGFPGSSKSTGQLQISASLLFDVFERHESGNLLLEQARREVLDEQLEISRLQAALERAKAQEFLHVETPRPGPLAFPLLVERLNNRMSNESVLERVQRMKDEAFRREG is encoded by the coding sequence ATGGTTCAAGCGCTGGATCAGCAATCAAGGTCAGCAACAACGATCGAGTCGATCTCTCTTGAGCCGATCCACGCCTGGTTCGATCGACAGGGCTGGACACCACTACCGTTTCAGCGAGACACGTGGCATGCCTACCTCGAGGGGTCCAGCGGACTGATCCAGGTGCCCACAGGCTCAGGCAAAACGCTCGCTGCCGTGATGGGGCCGATCGCCCGAATGCTCGCTGATGAACCCGAACGCAAAGGGATTCGGCTGTTGTACATCACCCCCCTGCGGGCCCTCAGTCGTGATTTGACCCTGGCAATCCAGGAGCCGATCCAGGCGATGCAATGGCCATTACGGGTCGGTACCCGCAATGGCGACAGCTCCAGCAGTGAACGCAGCAAACAGCTCCGTTCGCCACCGCAGATCCTGGTGACGACACCGGAATCCCTGACCCTGCTGCTGAGCAATCCAAAGGGGGAGGCTTTGTTTGAGTCCCTCGACACCGTGGTGCTCGATGAATGGCATGAGTTGATGGGAAGCAAGCGCGGCAGTCAGACAGAGCTTTGTCTCAGCTGGCTGCGGCAACGACGCCCGCAACTGCAGACCTGGGCGATCAGCGCCACGATCGGCAACCTCGAACAGGCGGCGCGCCATGCCCTCGGCGTTCACGGCGAGCCGGTGATCATCACCGGCGCACCAGCTCGCGTCACTGAAATCCGCAGCCTGCTTCCGGATTCCATCGATGGATTTCCCTGGGCAGGACACCTGGGGCTGCGCATGTATGAACAGCTCGTGGGCGCGATGAACCCTGGCATCAGCACGCTGCTGTTCACCAACACACGCAACCAGTCGGAACGATGGTTTCAGTGCCTGCGCTTTGCCTGTCCTGAGATGGACGGCGCCCTGGCACTGCACCACAGCGCCATCGACCGCAGCGAACGGGAAGCGATCGAAGCCTCGGTGAAAGCGGGGGACATCCGCTGGGTGGTGTGCACCAGCTCGCTGGATCTGGGTGTGGACTTCCAGCCCGTGGAGCAGGTGGTGCAGATCGGCAGCCCAAAGAATCTGGCGCGCCTGCTGCAGCGGGCGGGTCGCTCGGCCCATCTTCCCGGTGGTACCTCCCAGGTGTTGTTCATGCCCACCAATGCCCTGGAGCTCCTGGAACTGAGTGCCGTCCGGCGTGGACTCGAACAGGGTCTGGTGGAACAACGCAAGCCACCAATCGCACCGTTGGACGTGCTGCTGCAGCACCTCACCGGACTGGCCTGCGGATCAGGCTTCAACCCTGATGACACCCTCCAGACCATCCGCAGTGCCGCCGCTTTCGAAGGGCTGAGCGATGAACAGTGGCAATGGTGTCTGCGCTTCCTGAAAGACGGTGGTGAATGTCTGGCGGCCTACCCCCGCTACAGGAAGCTGGAATGGGATGGGGAGAAGAGGCGCTTCTGCATCCGCGAGGCCGCCATTGCCAGGCTGCATCGGCTCAACATCGGCACAATCACGGCAGCACCGGCGATCACGGTGCGCTTCGTGCGCGGGGCCGTCCTGGGCCATGTGGAGGAAACCTTCATCGGACAGCTGAAGCCGAAGGATGTGTTCTTCTTCTCCGGCCGACAACTCGAATTCGTACGGCTACGGGACATGACGGCCTTCGTGAAGGTAAGCACCAAAAAAAGCCGCACCGTGCCGGCCTGGGCCGGCGGCCAGATGGCCCTCTCAGACCTGCTGACGCACCATCTACGAGCCGAAGTGGACCGAGCCGGTCGCGGAGAACTCGACACGCCGGAGCTGAAGGCCCTCGAACCTCTGCTGGTTCGACAACAGGATCTGTCTGTGGTGCCAAGGGCTGATCAACTTCTGGTGGAAACCTGCACCACGAAGGAGGGGAGCCATCTCTACGCCTACCCCTTCGAAGGCCGTTTCGTTCACGAGGGCATTGGCTTCCTCTGGGCCGCAAGGCTCACCCAGCTGGAACGTGGCACGATCACCGTCTCGGTGAACGACTACGGGTTTGAGCTGTTGGCTCCCAAGGGCTACCCAATGGCCGAACTGCTCGAGGATCACCACGACGACCTCCTGAATGCCGACAATCTTGAACGGGACCTGGAACATGCCCTCAACCTCTCGGAACTGCGACGTCGGCGGTTCAGAGCCATTGCTCAGATTGCTGGGCTGATGAACCGCGGCTTTCCTGGCTCCAGCAAAAGCACCGGACAACTCCAGATCAGTGCCTCACTGCTGTTTGACGTCTTCGAGCGTCATGAATCGGGCAATCTGCTGTTGGAACAGGCACGCCGCGAAGTCCTCGACGAGCAACTTGAGATTTCAAGGCTGCAGGCGGCCCTCGAGCGTGCAAAGGCCCAGGAGTTTCTCCATGTTGAAACCCCAAGACCTGGCCCGTTGGCATTCCCTTTGCTGGTGGAACGGCTCAACAACCGGATGAGCAATGAATCTGTTCTCGAGAGAGTTCAGCGCATGAAAGATGAGGCCTTCCGCAGGGAAGGGTGA
- a CDS encoding cupin domain-containing protein, with the protein MKQVALTFLMLLALPLSPLEVNADDGHGAENLGVTIKELVNSTQEWDGQSLPPYPAGPPEIKVLRIKIPAGVTLPWHFHPVINAAVILKGRLELYSKDGMTKAFGPGEALIEVVNTVHAGKALGSEDVVLIVFYAGSQGQPTSVLSK; encoded by the coding sequence ATGAAGCAAGTCGCATTGACTTTTCTTATGCTCTTGGCGTTGCCTTTAAGTCCGCTAGAAGTCAATGCTGATGACGGTCATGGGGCTGAGAATCTTGGTGTCACGATTAAAGAGTTAGTGAATTCAACGCAAGAATGGGACGGACAATCTCTTCCTCCTTATCCAGCTGGCCCACCGGAAATCAAAGTATTGCGGATCAAGATTCCTGCTGGTGTGACACTGCCATGGCACTTTCACCCTGTGATAAACGCGGCAGTCATCCTCAAAGGCCGGTTAGAGCTTTACTCAAAGGATGGGATGACGAAGGCTTTCGGGCCGGGTGAGGCTCTGATCGAAGTTGTTAATACAGTCCACGCAGGGAAGGCTTTGGGATCTGAAGATGTTGTGCTCATTGTGTTTTATGCAGGTAGCCAAGGGCAGCCGACATCCGTTTTGTCCAAATGA
- a CDS encoding tetratricopeptide repeat protein, whose product MTRVTSAFAAALALFLPTGRPLLVGLTPAVGIGAGLLSMQTAYAQSATDLLNSGLDKAKSGNLKGAIADWTKAIEMYPRYGIAYFNRGVAKHELGDLRGAIADYTKAIEYDPNYASAYNNRGTAKERLKDHQGAISDYTKAIEIKPMYARAYFNRGTSKDELNDYQGAIDDYTKAIELNPTYYKAYTNRGITLEKAGNLRGACKDWKKAVDLGDTKPIEWVRSQC is encoded by the coding sequence ATGACTCGCGTTACAAGTGCCTTTGCTGCTGCCTTAGCACTGTTCTTGCCAACAGGACGCCCGTTGCTGGTTGGTCTGACACCTGCCGTTGGAATTGGTGCAGGGTTGCTGTCAATGCAGACAGCTTATGCACAGAGTGCTACTGATCTGTTGAATTCAGGGCTTGATAAAGCAAAAAGTGGAAATCTAAAAGGGGCTATTGCTGATTGGACGAAGGCAATCGAGATGTATCCTCGATATGGAATTGCCTATTTCAATCGTGGGGTTGCGAAACATGAATTAGGCGATTTAAGGGGTGCCATTGCTGATTACACAAAAGCAATTGAGTACGACCCGAACTATGCTTCGGCCTATAACAACCGTGGAACTGCCAAGGAGAGATTAAAGGATCATCAGGGAGCAATTTCTGATTACACAAAGGCAATTGAAATCAAGCCTATGTATGCAAGAGCGTATTTCAATCGTGGAACTTCCAAGGATGAATTAAATGATTATCAAGGAGCTATTGATGATTACACAAAGGCGATTGAACTCAATCCTACTTATTATAAGGCTTACACCAACCGCGGCATTACTTTAGAAAAAGCAGGTAATCTGAGAGGCGCCTGTAAGGACTGGAAAAAAGCAGTCGACCTTGGGGATACAAAGCCGATTGAATGGGTAAGAAGTCAGTGCTGA
- a CDS encoding methylglyoxal synthase: MGIDELTDFMMAKSELPKSFSREEISSLAGQLQIEEHPAGETLMREGTPACSLMLLISGEVRRMLGDVELDLLHAGEFLGKSMLTDEGSHYANAVATEPVVIGRLSIEHYGLLVVAAPVASRKFKQYFSDIYIQEMHEKQGLGFVDHRSYLGLVAHNEMKESLMEFAKAHAEKLKRFHLVATGTTGIKLYKEVGLMISKKLASGPLGGDQAIGKMISENNIKGLIFFRDPLSAHPHHADIEALGRLCDVYQVPMATNPGGAAALLNYLLVDHPEEPAIPNRVLEKYKSAQKKVVEQPAR, encoded by the coding sequence ATGGGGATCGACGAACTCACCGACTTCATGATGGCCAAGAGCGAGCTTCCCAAAAGCTTTTCAAGGGAAGAAATTTCCTCCTTGGCCGGTCAGCTCCAAATTGAAGAGCACCCGGCTGGTGAGACATTGATGCGGGAGGGCACACCTGCCTGCAGCCTGATGCTGCTGATTTCAGGGGAGGTGCGTCGCATGCTTGGCGATGTGGAACTCGATCTGCTCCATGCCGGTGAATTCCTCGGCAAAAGCATGCTCACCGATGAAGGCAGCCACTATGCCAATGCCGTGGCCACAGAACCAGTGGTGATCGGGCGTCTGTCGATCGAACATTACGGATTACTGGTGGTAGCGGCGCCGGTGGCCTCGCGGAAATTCAAGCAATATTTCTCAGACATCTACATCCAGGAAATGCACGAAAAGCAGGGGCTGGGCTTTGTGGATCACCGCAGCTACCTCGGCCTCGTGGCGCACAACGAGATGAAGGAAAGCCTGATGGAGTTTGCCAAGGCCCATGCAGAGAAACTCAAACGCTTTCATCTGGTAGCGACTGGCACCACTGGAATCAAATTGTATAAAGAAGTAGGACTGATGATCTCCAAGAAATTGGCATCGGGCCCGCTTGGCGGTGACCAAGCGATTGGGAAAATGATCTCGGAAAACAACATCAAAGGGCTGATCTTTTTTCGCGATCCTCTTTCTGCCCATCCCCACCATGCGGATATTGAAGCATTAGGTCGTCTCTGCGATGTGTATCAGGTGCCGATGGCCACCAACCCCGGTGGTGCCGCGGCTCTACTCAACTACCTGCTAGTCGACCACCCGGAAGAGCCTGCCATTCCCAACCGCGTGCTGGAAAAATACAAGAGTGCTCAGAAGAAGGTGGTGGAGCAGCCGGCACGATGA
- the chrA gene encoding chromate efflux transporter yields the protein MSSSAVSSWPAFAGLFLRIGALGFGGPQAHVALLRDEIVENKQWLDPEQFDEGLGLCEALPGPISSQMAIYLGWLHRGWVGGIVGGTCFLLPGLLSVLVLSELWRKGQTMPSFTSTLQILQPVIAAIIWSFAWKLVSQRNAPWQIATAVLVMAGMLLSLFAAVPLPVGQLLLLAGLSRLVTTQRTRSDENHEARMILPPLLLALQLPWLSGLTNKASAQATGLMASLFSVFFKAGLLVFGGGLVIIPLLERQVVERGWLNASGFLDGVAIGQISPGPVVLTCSFVGYQAGWAEGDLPSALLGATAATLGIFLPSFLFILVGTPILRRLRQQPPVQTFLAGLTAGVPGAVGGAALPLTLTALQTGAPLVQLPLFVAALGLSISDRMKSLPLIGITLLIGVLYGWLR from the coding sequence ATGAGCTCTTCAGCGGTCAGCTCTTGGCCGGCATTTGCCGGCCTTTTCCTGCGCATCGGGGCCCTCGGTTTCGGAGGCCCCCAGGCCCATGTTGCGCTGTTGCGCGACGAAATCGTGGAGAACAAACAATGGCTGGATCCAGAGCAATTCGATGAAGGGCTTGGGCTCTGTGAAGCCCTGCCTGGCCCGATATCCAGCCAGATGGCGATTTACCTGGGCTGGCTGCATCGCGGCTGGGTCGGCGGCATCGTCGGTGGTACCTGCTTTCTGCTGCCAGGGCTTCTGTCCGTGCTGGTGCTGAGTGAGCTTTGGCGCAAAGGTCAAACCATGCCGAGCTTCACCTCGACCCTGCAGATCCTGCAACCGGTCATCGCCGCCATCATCTGGTCGTTTGCCTGGAAGCTGGTCAGCCAACGCAACGCTCCCTGGCAGATCGCGACAGCGGTTCTGGTGATGGCAGGCATGCTCCTGAGTCTGTTCGCAGCCGTACCGTTGCCGGTCGGCCAGCTGCTGCTGCTTGCTGGCCTGAGCCGTTTGGTCACAACCCAGCGCACTCGATCGGATGAAAACCATGAAGCCAGGATGATCCTGCCGCCACTTCTCCTGGCGCTGCAGCTGCCATGGCTATCCGGGCTGACGAATAAGGCCAGTGCCCAAGCAACCGGCCTGATGGCCAGTCTGTTCAGCGTGTTTTTCAAAGCCGGGCTGCTGGTGTTCGGAGGCGGCCTGGTGATCATCCCGCTCCTGGAACGGCAGGTGGTGGAGCGGGGCTGGCTCAATGCCTCGGGCTTTCTTGATGGGGTGGCCATCGGTCAGATCTCACCTGGACCGGTCGTTCTCACGTGCAGCTTTGTGGGTTACCAAGCCGGCTGGGCTGAAGGAGATCTCCCATCAGCGTTGCTCGGTGCAACCGCCGCAACGCTTGGCATCTTCTTACCGAGCTTTCTGTTCATCCTTGTGGGCACACCGATTCTTCGACGATTGCGACAGCAGCCCCCGGTCCAGACCTTCCTCGCCGGGTTAACGGCCGGTGTTCCCGGGGCCGTAGGCGGCGCTGCCTTGCCATTGACGCTGACCGCGCTGCAGACAGGAGCACCTCTGGTGCAGCTTCCGCTCTTCGTCGCGGCCTTGGGTCTGAGCATCAGCGACAGAATGAAATCGCTACCGCTCATCGGCATCACACTGCTGATTGGCGTTCTGTATGGATGGTTGAGGTAG
- a CDS encoding DUF1543 domain-containing protein: MDLFLVVLGGRIKGCHVELHDVRWVVGDSIEDTIPELKRQWFGTRRGLHIDSYRRIRAVDGYQVSISRNNAAPTEQAMKLWFVNLGAYSPAEMAEQHRFGVVAARSSQAAKARAKKQWLDGMEQIHKDDLHPLDPNTGIDDLLPIDGNGAWQVVLTPDNASSSSPDTPDWYGYWVI, from the coding sequence GTGGACCTGTTTCTCGTCGTTCTGGGGGGGCGCATCAAAGGCTGCCATGTGGAGTTGCACGACGTTCGCTGGGTGGTCGGCGACAGCATTGAAGACACCATCCCAGAGCTCAAACGCCAGTGGTTTGGTACACGCCGCGGCCTGCATATCGACAGCTATCGCAGGATCCGAGCAGTCGACGGTTATCAGGTCTCGATCAGCAGGAACAATGCTGCTCCCACGGAACAGGCCATGAAGTTGTGGTTCGTCAATCTCGGTGCTTACAGCCCTGCAGAGATGGCGGAGCAACACCGCTTCGGGGTTGTGGCAGCACGCTCATCCCAGGCCGCCAAAGCCAGGGCCAAAAAGCAGTGGCTTGATGGGATGGAGCAGATTCACAAGGATGATCTCCACCCGCTCGATCCGAACACAGGGATCGACGATCTATTGCCAATCGACGGCAACGGGGCCTGGCAGGTGGTGCTCACGCCCGACAATGCATCAAGTTCCAGCCCAGACACACCGGATTGGTATGGGTACTGGGTGATCTGA
- a CDS encoding molecular chaperone DnaJ yields MQRQTSWPGACDQAFWATPEDRSVADKVGFGGSGRGFAGAASGGAKRGSKGRRKPGTSNHRREKCPMGRDPDLKAIKARQALDLPLTGRLSEQQVKRAHKQLAVQHHPDKGGDPETMTRFNNARDVLLQPKMEAIAG; encoded by the coding sequence TTGCAGCGCCAGACCTCCTGGCCCGGGGCATGCGATCAGGCATTCTGGGCCACTCCCGAGGATCGATCTGTGGCAGACAAAGTAGGGTTTGGAGGCTCCGGCAGAGGTTTTGCAGGTGCTGCCTCAGGTGGTGCAAAACGCGGCAGCAAAGGCAGGCGCAAGCCTGGAACATCCAACCATCGCCGTGAAAAGTGCCCGATGGGCCGTGATCCTGATCTCAAGGCGATCAAGGCTCGCCAGGCCCTTGATCTGCCGCTGACCGGACGTTTGAGTGAACAGCAGGTGAAGCGGGCCCATAAGCAGCTGGCCGTGCAACACCATCCGGACAAGGGCGGTGATCCAGAGACGATGACGCGATTCAACAACGCCCGTGATGTTCTGCTGCAGCCAAAGATGGAGGCCATCGCGGGTTGA
- a CDS encoding DUF427 domain-containing protein: MAPERVCDYPRPPRLEPSDEHIRVVALGKTLVETNRSLRVLETFHPPTYYLPPDAMCREMLKAVGGRPSFCEWKGVASYFNVVVGDRTLERAVWTYLSPSERFRDMAGWFALYPQRMDGCWVNDELVTPQQGGFYGGWITSRVEGPFKGDPDHPELI, encoded by the coding sequence ATGGCACCAGAACGCGTCTGCGACTACCCGCGTCCGCCCCGCCTCGAGCCCAGTGACGAGCACATTCGCGTCGTTGCTCTTGGAAAGACCCTTGTGGAAACAAACAGAAGTCTGCGTGTTCTGGAAACCTTTCATCCGCCCACCTATTACCTGCCACCGGACGCGATGTGCCGAGAGATGTTGAAAGCGGTGGGTGGACGCCCCTCCTTCTGTGAGTGGAAAGGTGTGGCGAGCTATTTCAATGTTGTTGTCGGGGACAGGACGCTCGAGCGGGCGGTGTGGACCTACCTCAGCCCGTCGGAACGCTTCCGGGATATGGCCGGATGGTTTGCGCTCTATCCACAGAGAATGGATGGCTGCTGGGTGAATGACGAGCTGGTGACGCCCCAGCAAGGCGGTTTCTACGGAGGCTGGATCACCAGCAGAGTGGAAGGACCGTTCAAAGGCGATCCCGATCACCCTGAACTCATCTGA
- a CDS encoding class I SAM-dependent methyltransferase, protein MAVVRVLEDSQRYKLDGSDDALFYSEPRFVHHLDAGFRERLTDLYRQRIPPCAVVLDLMSSWVSHLPEDVDYQSVVGHGLNQEELAANPRLDRHWVQNLNKDQRLPLDDASVDATLIVAGWQYLQQPETVASELLRITRANGTLIVAFSNRMFFTKAPQVWTDGDDREHLTYVAQVLMAQGWPKPEIVAEQTRSAGVMGLLGGNGDPFFAVVARKPLG, encoded by the coding sequence ATGGCGGTCGTCCGGGTTCTTGAAGACTCCCAGCGTTACAAGCTGGATGGCAGCGACGATGCGCTGTTCTACAGCGAACCGCGCTTTGTGCATCATCTCGATGCCGGTTTCCGCGAGCGGCTCACGGATCTGTATCGCCAGCGGATTCCTCCTTGCGCAGTGGTTCTTGATCTGATGAGCAGCTGGGTGAGCCATCTACCTGAAGATGTCGACTATCAGAGCGTCGTTGGCCATGGACTCAATCAGGAGGAACTGGCTGCCAATCCACGCCTCGATCGTCATTGGGTGCAGAACCTCAACAAAGATCAGCGTCTGCCGCTCGACGATGCCAGTGTCGATGCCACCTTGATCGTGGCTGGCTGGCAGTACCTTCAGCAGCCGGAAACCGTTGCATCGGAGCTGCTTCGCATCACACGTGCGAACGGCACCCTGATCGTGGCGTTCAGCAATCGGATGTTTTTCACCAAAGCGCCCCAGGTGTGGACTGATGGGGACGACCGCGAACACCTCACCTATGTGGCCCAGGTGCTGATGGCCCAGGGTTGGCCGAAACCTGAGATCGTGGCCGAGCAGACCCGTTCTGCAGGCGTTATGGGCCTGCTGGGTGGCAATGGCGATCCCTTCTTTGCGGTTGTGGCGCGCAAGCCTCTCGGTTGA
- a CDS encoding chlorophyll a/b-binding protein: MTQPQFKYEAPERFGESLTTARPWNSTALEAVERLNGRAAMVGFIAALIGELISGRGIAGQLAGMVRWYLDLG; this comes from the coding sequence ATGACTCAGCCCCAGTTCAAATACGAGGCACCGGAGCGCTTTGGTGAGTCGCTCACCACGGCACGTCCCTGGAACAGCACGGCCCTGGAAGCGGTGGAACGGCTCAACGGCAGAGCCGCGATGGTGGGGTTTATCGCTGCGCTGATCGGCGAGCTGATCAGCGGACGGGGAATTGCCGGTCAGCTTGCTGGCATGGTGCGCTGGTATCTCGATCTCGGCTGA
- a CDS encoding PAP/fibrillin family protein, which translates to MTVPQTRDQLIDKLQHQPKDADIPGLVGAIEAEQAADLNQDIALLAGVWELRWSSSTQPWLKQAPWLDNLQVLDPERGRGCNLLRLRGPLAAMAGISVQADIRQLDKQRVEVLFRRGGWVGPQLPGGNRLQLLREVQQSFPAWLDITVLDRQLRICRGNAGTTFALLRRDDLNLEEFFDSRVAQADA; encoded by the coding sequence ATGACCGTGCCACAGACCCGTGATCAGCTGATCGACAAGCTGCAACACCAACCGAAGGATGCGGACATCCCCGGCCTCGTTGGGGCCATTGAAGCGGAACAGGCAGCGGATCTCAATCAGGACATCGCTCTGCTTGCAGGGGTCTGGGAGTTGCGCTGGAGCAGCTCAACGCAGCCCTGGCTGAAGCAGGCACCCTGGCTGGACAATCTCCAGGTGCTCGATCCGGAGCGGGGGCGTGGTTGCAACCTGTTGAGGCTGCGCGGGCCCCTGGCAGCCATGGCCGGCATCAGCGTGCAGGCCGACATCCGCCAGCTGGACAAGCAACGGGTGGAGGTGCTCTTCCGTCGCGGCGGCTGGGTGGGGCCCCAGCTACCGGGTGGGAACCGCCTTCAACTGCTTCGTGAGGTGCAGCAAAGCTTCCCGGCCTGGCTGGACATCACCGTGCTGGACCGGCAACTGCGCATCTGCCGCGGCAATGCCGGCACCACCTTCGCGTTGCTGCGACGCGACGACCTCAATCTCGAGGAATTCTTCGACAGCAGGGTGGCACAAGCAGACGCGTGA
- a CDS encoding peroxiredoxin-like family protein: METPSALLQRITGITGMEQGKRRLVLLFTQLGDFDSTEYAQALVPALPAIHRAGITVQAFAIGDEQGGDRFCEFTGFPREQLQTEGNADLHRACGLYEGLNSGAGAWPDLLLMCTGIGSPGTLAEVFRGYRGDRNAPQRFDNSLFRFAGGDGFQRPFELATVRLNNMVEALGHWKQYVPDDRYMAQRGGTFLLESDNTLLYVHRDKGILGFSETMGRPLSFLDAYL, from the coding sequence GTGGAAACACCAAGCGCCCTGCTGCAACGGATCACTGGCATCACCGGGATGGAGCAGGGCAAAAGACGGCTGGTTCTGCTGTTCACACAACTCGGCGATTTCGATTCCACGGAGTACGCCCAGGCCCTTGTGCCGGCACTGCCGGCCATTCACCGCGCCGGCATCACCGTTCAGGCTTTTGCCATTGGCGACGAGCAAGGGGGCGATCGTTTCTGCGAGTTCACAGGTTTTCCACGAGAGCAATTACAGACGGAGGGAAATGCGGACCTGCATCGTGCCTGCGGGCTGTACGAAGGACTGAACAGTGGTGCGGGAGCCTGGCCAGACCTGCTGCTGATGTGTACGGGAATCGGATCTCCAGGAACCCTGGCAGAAGTGTTTCGGGGGTACCGGGGCGATCGAAATGCACCACAGCGCTTTGACAACTCTCTGTTTCGCTTTGCCGGAGGAGATGGCTTTCAGCGGCCGTTCGAGCTCGCCACCGTGCGACTCAACAACATGGTGGAAGCGCTGGGACACTGGAAGCAGTACGTGCCGGACGACCGCTACATGGCCCAAAGAGGTGGCACCTTCCTGCTTGAGAGCGACAACACACTTCTCTATGTTCACCGCGATAAGGGCATTCTCGGATTCTCAGAAACGATGGGCCGACCCTTGAGCTTCCTGGATGCTTACCTCTGA
- a CDS encoding NUDIX hydrolase, giving the protein MTYAVALAMLERDGQWLLQLRDDIDTIIYPGHWGLFGGHLDPGETATDAVMRELREEIDWTPRMPLELWFSHDNGIRITHVFRGCLDVPLVQLQLLEGQDLKLVSLEQMQRGQVWSDHCGEHRPIAPGLQIVIERLISDGDG; this is encoded by the coding sequence ATGACCTACGCCGTGGCCCTGGCCATGCTTGAGCGTGATGGCCAGTGGTTGCTGCAGCTGCGCGACGACATCGACACCATCATCTACCCAGGCCATTGGGGATTGTTCGGAGGACACCTTGATCCCGGCGAAACAGCCACCGACGCCGTGATGCGGGAGCTCCGGGAGGAGATCGATTGGACGCCGCGGATGCCACTGGAGCTTTGGTTCAGTCACGACAACGGCATCCGGATCACCCATGTTTTCCGTGGATGCCTTGATGTCCCCCTGGTTCAGTTGCAACTGCTCGAAGGTCAGGACCTCAAACTCGTCAGCCTCGAGCAAATGCAGCGCGGGCAGGTGTGGAGTGATCACTGCGGAGAACACCGACCGATTGCTCCCGGGCTGCAGATCGTGATCGAGCGCTTGATCTCGGACGGCGATGGCTGA